The DNA sequence TTGGGGCGGCTGCTCCCGCTTCCTAAAATTGCCGTTTTATGCGACAACTTCGACTGATTATTCAAAGGGAATACTGGACCCGGGTACGCCGCAAGTCCTTTTTGATTGCTACGCTCATTACCCCGCTCGCTTTTGGGCTTTTTGTGGTGGTGGTCAATTATATTTTACAATACAAAAGCGACGAAGCGATCAGGATCGCGGTCATCGACGAAGGTCAACTCTTTAGTGGCGGTATCGCCGATGAAGAAAATATTTTTTTCAAAATCGTGGACACCGACCTGGAGACCATCAAAGAAAACTTCTCTTCGTTTGACTACCACGGTATATTGGTAACACCACCGCCGGGCAACCTACAACAACAGAAATACAATGCCCGCTATTATACCGATCAAAAGCTTACCCTGGAGCTCGAGCCCGTATTGATCGACCGCTTGCGCACGGCCCTTCGTAAACACAAAATAGCCGCATTAAACCTCGACGAGCGTAGCCTGGAGGCCCTCAACAGCCAGGTCGATATAGAACCCAAATCCGTGACGCCAGAAGCCATTGTAGGTACCTCCATGGCTGGCAAGATTGCGGCGGTCATCGGCATGGTCATGGCCTTCTTTATGTACATTACGGTCTTCATCTACGGGATGATGGTGATGCGTAGTGTGATGGAAGAAAAAACCAACCGGATTGTAGAAGTGATGATTTCTTCCGTCAAACCCTTCCCTTTGATGCTGGGTAAAATCATTGGTGTAGGTATGGTAGGGCTCACGCAAGTACTGGCCTGGGCCATTTTGGTCCCGCTGATGCTCATCGGTGTCAATCTGATTTTTGGGTTCGACATGGGAGCAACCAACTTACCCGAGACACCTCCTGAGTTTGGTGATGTGGACCCACAGGTGCTGGCGGCTCAGATCATGACAGAGCTGGGATCTTTCAACTGGTGGGTCATCCTCCCTTTATTTTTGCTCTATTTTCTAGGTGGATATTTCATGTACGCTGCTCTTTTTGCTGCTGTTGGTTCGGCCATGGGCGACGATCTTGGCGAAGGCCAATCACTTACGATACCGATTACCATTCCCGTCATCCTGGCTTTTTACATCACCATTGCCGCTATTCAGTCGCCCAATTCAGGGCTCGCCATTTGGGCGTCCTATTTCCCGCTGTTTTCCCCCATCGTAATGCCCGCACGGCTGCCTTTTGATCCGCCTTGGTGGGAAATAACCATCTCTCTAATCTTGCTTATTGGCACCTGCATTGGCTTGATTTGGTTATCGGGCCGGATCTATCGAGTAGGCATTCTTCTGTACGGCAAGAAGGTGAGCTTATGGGAAATGAGCAAATGGGTGTTTAGAAAATAATCTGGACTTTGCCATAGGCATGTCTTCGGCGTTGGCAAAAGTCTGTAGATGGATTCGGCCTGCTTCGCGCCCTCGAAGTAAAGAGTAGAGGGATTATGAACGACCAGGAATCAATTCCCAATACCGGTTAAAAAATCCAATTAATACAAAAAAATGGCAGCAAAAATAGTTGTAGCGT is a window from the Lewinella sp. LCG006 genome containing:
- a CDS encoding ABC transporter permease, coding for MRQLRLIIQREYWTRVRRKSFLIATLITPLAFGLFVVVVNYILQYKSDEAIRIAVIDEGQLFSGGIADEENIFFKIVDTDLETIKENFSSFDYHGILVTPPPGNLQQQKYNARYYTDQKLTLELEPVLIDRLRTALRKHKIAALNLDERSLEALNSQVDIEPKSVTPEAIVGTSMAGKIAAVIGMVMAFFMYITVFIYGMMVMRSVMEEKTNRIVEVMISSVKPFPLMLGKIIGVGMVGLTQVLAWAILVPLMLIGVNLIFGFDMGATNLPETPPEFGDVDPQVLAAQIMTELGSFNWWVILPLFLLYFLGGYFMYAALFAAVGSAMGDDLGEGQSLTIPITIPVILAFYITIAAIQSPNSGLAIWASYFPLFSPIVMPARLPFDPPWWEITISLILLIGTCIGLIWLSGRIYRVGILLYGKKVSLWEMSKWVFRK